A stretch of Myxococcus hansupus DNA encodes these proteins:
- a CDS encoding LysR family transcriptional regulator, translated as MSLTHIQSFVAVAEECNVGRAARRLHLTQPPLTRHIQALEDELGAQLFERTRSGMRLLPTGEAFLLHARRILAEVDAAMLTVRDVAGSRTGG; from the coding sequence GTGAGCCTTACGCACATCCAATCCTTCGTTGCCGTCGCCGAGGAGTGCAACGTGGGCCGCGCCGCGCGACGCCTGCACCTCACGCAGCCGCCGCTGACCCGGCACATCCAGGCGCTCGAGGATGAGCTCGGAGCCCAGCTCTTCGAGCGGACCCGGAGTGGCATGCGCCTGCTCCCCACCGGAGAGGCCTTCCTGCTCCACGCGAGGCGCATCCTGGCCGAGGTGGATGCCGCCATGCTCACCGTGCGGGACGTGGCGGGAAGCCGCACCGGCGGCTGA